Proteins encoded by one window of Pseudomonas tructae:
- a CDS encoding diiron oxygenase, producing the protein MSALDYHSFAEAWESRATIRTRPRRLIEDDQRLFYPLSRQPLVLTTTFMRECPQQRDFALIQSLYKFINDVVIFETEIVDHTARRIAKDRFAIRFPFACRYDAMTVVVDEDYHALVAMDFMQQTIALSGVEPIALPREIELSRAIPAALALAPDHLRDAIELICVGIAENTLTDDVAAFARDDTVKPSIKGLMADHLLDEGRHSTFWARLVRIYWHSASEADRQCIAEILPVFLSQYLTNEIQKGFDFALIDHLQISAAGRAALRQEVTAMAYPIDHRHPLLGNILRLFKASTMLDSPCVQQALAHYLPEPRR; encoded by the coding sequence ATGAGCGCCCTCGACTACCACTCCTTCGCCGAGGCCTGGGAGAGTCGGGCGACCATCCGCACCCGGCCGCGACGCCTGATCGAGGACGATCAGCGTCTGTTCTATCCGCTCAGCCGCCAGCCGCTGGTACTCACGACCACCTTTATGCGCGAGTGCCCGCAGCAACGTGATTTCGCCCTGATCCAGAGCTTGTACAAGTTCATCAACGACGTGGTGATTTTCGAAACCGAGATCGTCGACCACACGGCGCGACGGATCGCCAAGGACCGCTTTGCCATCCGTTTTCCATTCGCCTGTCGCTATGACGCCATGACCGTGGTGGTGGATGAGGACTACCACGCCCTGGTGGCCATGGACTTCATGCAACAGACCATCGCCCTGAGCGGGGTCGAGCCGATAGCCCTACCCCGGGAGATCGAACTGAGCCGGGCCATACCTGCCGCCCTGGCGCTCGCACCGGACCACCTGCGCGACGCCATTGAGCTGATTTGCGTGGGCATCGCCGAGAACACCCTGACCGACGATGTCGCGGCGTTTGCCCGGGATGACACGGTCAAGCCCTCGATCAAAGGCCTGATGGCCGACCACCTGCTCGATGAAGGCCGCCATTCCACGTTCTGGGCACGATTGGTGCGCATCTACTGGCACAGCGCAAGCGAAGCGGACCGGCAGTGCATTGCCGAAATACTGCCCGTGTTTCTCAGCCAGTACCTGACCAACGAGATCCAGAAAGGCTTTGACTTCGCCCTCATCGACCACCTGCAGATCAGCGCGGCCGGCCGTGCAGCGCTACGCCAGGAGGTGACCGCCATGGCCTACCCGATCGACCACCGGCATCCGCTGCTGGGCAACATCCTGCGCCTGTTCAAAGCCAGCACGATGCTCGACTCGCCGTGCGTACAGCAGGCCCTGGCGCACTACCTGCCCGAACCAAGGAGATAG
- a CDS encoding non-ribosomal peptide synthetase: MRRLEILIIGASPALILLHQDLLDHGHALHLADSAAALQQRPWRQPQLLIDDGSLALSASEWHGLGDCACLSLRLGVYLPSDLQNAGELPTLELLCWTGSVTAQRLIERQRLAPEKSGNGQQLRLQAIASLQEMLALQVSRFSRNPEYLQQTPTINPGQEDQQQDLSWLEQLAWFHRLNQRDNPPLLAIAEIALIEHLQQSLQVHADHPALNLNGQRISYAQLHAQTAAIQQQLPAPSASSEPPVIGVCLGKSVALYASLLAVLGDGAVYLPLDPAHPVERLRYILADAGASLLLHDGQVPMDDLAVPNLDLRRLPKPLTQPLPSLLRRRPAPDAPCVAIYTSGTTGQPKGVLLSQRNLSHFQAWYSAHVQLAPHSRVLQFSTISFDASLLDILPTWVCGAELVIPNQDQRRDPACLLALLHEQDVTHAFLPPALLSILPRDQATGLRHLITGGDVCEPEVIERLAGQCQLHNIYGPTETTVLATTRVFASGDSNRNLGQPIANARVLILDERMQPVAEQTPGELYLGGPGVGIGYVNNPQLSAERFVSLPLPDGNSLRLYRTGDIGKWTSAGIELCGRRDNQVKIRGFRVEPEEIEHCLRRSNLFRQVAVVIDGQRRILAFCAQANADGAETGLRQHAEQQLPDYMRPAFYQHLAQMPYTANGKIDRQALLALPLDLTPSNLHLGPVTPVQAQLVGLWSDLLELPEDDISTDASFFSLGGHSILLSRLLLAIRERFGRGIPINQFIQMPTVQRLATLLDSEQAQVQGLDPQAERDACRPLNLQVLPMAQLGDVHKVIVTGANSFLGVHLVEALLEWGASEVACLVRSSADQSAQQRFGAALLENGLHGLDMSRVKVFAADLRQPHLGLAEAEYRYLDSEYGALLHNAAQVNHVLDYHTLAADNVEPLFECLRLCEGRRKKLFNFISTLSACSAIDADGQVLEQDPASTPPIYIRNGYNLSKWVAERILQRARNQGVWVNLYRPGNITFDSRSGVCQPQRNRLMLMLKGSLQLGQVPALELNFDLMPVDFLARFIAFHSSRYQAGQTVFNLHNPEPLSWRDYVSAFRDSGQLFELVSVEQWQRQLQRVDRSNALFDVLGFYLDGFEEDIGDISRIEHGNARAGVARMGARYPAKTPQLLQRGCQYLHDIAFI; this comes from the coding sequence ATGAGACGCCTGGAAATCCTGATAATCGGCGCCAGCCCCGCACTGATCCTGCTGCACCAGGACCTGCTTGATCACGGCCACGCCCTGCACCTGGCCGACAGCGCTGCAGCCTTGCAACAACGCCCGTGGCGCCAGCCTCAGTTGCTCATCGACGACGGCAGCCTGGCGCTGTCTGCCAGTGAATGGCACGGCCTGGGTGACTGTGCATGCTTGAGCCTGCGCCTAGGGGTTTACCTACCAAGCGACCTGCAAAACGCTGGCGAACTGCCGACACTCGAACTGTTGTGCTGGACCGGCAGTGTCACCGCACAGCGACTGATCGAGCGCCAGCGCCTGGCCCCGGAGAAATCCGGCAATGGTCAGCAGTTGCGCCTGCAGGCCATCGCCAGCCTGCAGGAGATGCTCGCGTTGCAGGTCAGCCGGTTCTCGCGAAACCCCGAGTACCTGCAGCAAACGCCCACCATCAACCCTGGGCAGGAAGATCAGCAACAAGACCTCAGTTGGCTGGAGCAACTGGCCTGGTTTCATCGCCTCAACCAGCGCGACAATCCGCCATTACTCGCCATTGCCGAAATTGCGCTGATCGAGCATCTGCAACAGAGCCTGCAGGTTCATGCCGACCACCCGGCGCTGAACCTGAACGGCCAGCGCATCAGTTACGCACAGTTGCACGCCCAGACAGCCGCGATCCAGCAGCAGTTGCCGGCTCCATCGGCGAGCAGTGAACCGCCAGTGATCGGCGTCTGCCTGGGCAAATCCGTTGCGCTCTACGCCAGCCTGCTCGCCGTACTCGGCGATGGGGCGGTGTACTTGCCCCTGGACCCGGCGCACCCCGTCGAGCGACTGCGCTACATCCTCGCCGATGCCGGTGCCAGCTTGCTGCTGCATGACGGGCAGGTGCCAATGGATGACCTGGCAGTGCCGAACCTGGACCTGCGCCGGTTGCCAAAGCCGCTAACGCAGCCGTTGCCATCATTGCTGCGCCGGCGACCGGCGCCAGACGCCCCCTGTGTAGCGATCTACACCTCGGGTACCACCGGCCAACCCAAGGGCGTGCTGCTCAGTCAACGTAACCTCAGCCATTTCCAGGCCTGGTACAGCGCGCATGTGCAATTGGCCCCGCACAGCCGTGTGCTGCAATTCTCGACGATCAGCTTTGATGCCTCCTTGCTGGACATCCTGCCGACCTGGGTGTGCGGCGCCGAGCTGGTGATCCCCAACCAAGACCAGCGCCGCGATCCGGCGTGCCTGCTGGCGTTGCTGCATGAGCAGGATGTAACGCATGCCTTTTTGCCGCCTGCACTGCTGAGCATCCTGCCTCGTGACCAGGCGACCGGCCTGCGCCACCTGATTACCGGCGGCGACGTCTGCGAGCCTGAAGTGATCGAGCGGCTGGCCGGCCAGTGCCAGTTGCACAACATCTACGGCCCGACCGAAACCACCGTACTCGCCACGACCCGGGTATTTGCAAGCGGCGACAGCAACCGCAACCTTGGCCAGCCAATTGCCAATGCCCGAGTACTGATTCTCGATGAGCGCATGCAGCCGGTCGCCGAGCAAACCCCTGGCGAGCTGTATCTGGGAGGGCCGGGTGTGGGGATTGGCTATGTGAACAATCCACAGCTGAGCGCCGAACGCTTCGTCAGCCTACCGCTGCCCGACGGTAACTCGCTGCGCCTATACCGCACGGGCGACATCGGCAAATGGACAAGCGCCGGCATCGAGCTGTGCGGGCGCCGTGACAACCAGGTGAAAATTCGTGGTTTTCGCGTCGAACCTGAAGAGATCGAGCACTGCCTGCGCCGCAGCAACCTGTTTCGTCAGGTGGCGGTAGTCATCGATGGCCAGCGGCGGATCCTGGCGTTCTGTGCACAAGCCAATGCCGATGGCGCTGAAACCGGCCTGCGCCAGCATGCCGAGCAGCAACTGCCCGACTACATGCGTCCGGCCTTCTACCAGCATCTGGCGCAGATGCCCTACACCGCCAACGGCAAGATCGACCGCCAGGCGCTGCTGGCACTGCCACTGGACTTGACGCCAAGCAACTTGCACCTAGGCCCGGTAACGCCGGTCCAGGCACAGCTGGTGGGCCTCTGGAGCGATCTGCTCGAACTGCCCGAGGACGACATTTCCACCGATGCCAGCTTCTTCAGCCTCGGTGGCCATTCGATCCTGCTGTCGCGCCTGTTGCTGGCGATCCGTGAGCGATTTGGCCGCGGCATCCCGATCAACCAGTTTATCCAGATGCCCACGGTGCAACGCCTGGCCACCTTGCTCGACAGTGAGCAGGCACAGGTTCAAGGCCTCGATCCGCAAGCCGAACGCGATGCCTGCCGCCCGCTGAATCTGCAGGTGCTGCCGATGGCGCAACTGGGCGATGTGCACAAGGTGATCGTCACCGGCGCCAACAGCTTCCTGGGTGTGCATCTGGTCGAAGCCTTGCTGGAATGGGGCGCCAGCGAAGTCGCATGCCTGGTACGTTCCAGTGCTGACCAGTCAGCGCAGCAACGCTTTGGCGCAGCGCTGCTGGAGAACGGCTTGCATGGCCTGGACATGAGTCGGGTGAAAGTCTTCGCGGCCGACCTGCGCCAGCCGCACCTGGGTCTTGCCGAGGCCGAGTACCGCTACCTGGACAGCGAATATGGTGCACTGCTGCACAACGCTGCGCAGGTCAATCATGTGCTGGACTACCACACCTTGGCCGCCGATAACGTCGAGCCGCTGTTCGAGTGCCTGCGCTTGTGCGAAGGGCGGCGCAAGAAGCTGTTCAACTTCATCTCGACCCTGTCGGCTTGCAGCGCCATCGATGCCGATGGCCAGGTACTGGAGCAGGACCCGGCCAGCACCCCACCAATCTATATCCGCAACGGCTACAACCTGAGCAAATGGGTGGCCGAGCGCATCCTCCAGCGCGCTCGCAACCAAGGGGTATGGGTCAACCTGTATCGCCCCGGCAACATCACCTTCGACAGCCGCAGTGGTGTCTGCCAGCCGCAACGCAACCGCCTGATGCTGATGCTCAAGGGGTCGTTGCAGCTCGGCCAGGTGCCAGCCCTGGAACTCAACTTCGATCTGATGCCAGTGGACTTCCTGGCCCGCTTCATCGCCTTCCACA